One genomic region from Sander lucioperca isolate FBNREF2018 chromosome 3, SLUC_FBN_1.2, whole genome shotgun sequence encodes:
- the wt1b gene encoding WT1 transcription factor b isoform X2 yields the protein MLTEPCGAMSMGSDVRDLTLLPPAPPVSSLPGAGGGCGMSVGGGQWTQLLDLHPGSPYSSLPPHHSLIKQEPGWGTTDPIEDPHCGLGAFTVHFSGQFTGSGRVGAFGEPTAGQARMFPNGTYLPSCMDSPPAPRNQGYGAVGLDSNPSYGHTPSHHTPQLSSLSFKHEDTLSPPNNIVDQQYPAPPPMFGCHNPSESCPSSQALLLRNYNSDNLYQMASQLDCVTWNQMNNLASSMKSGHVPSYDSEPTAPPPPMLLSAQYHIHTHGVFRGLQDVRRVGGIAPPVVRSLEANEKRPFVCAYPGCSKRYFKLSHLQMHGRKHTGEKPYQCDFPDCGRRFSRSDQLKRHQRRHTGVKPFQCETCQRKFSRSDHLKTHTRTHTGEKPFTCRWSNCQKKFARSDELVRHHSMHQRNLTKLQPAI from the exons ATGCTGACCGAGCCGTGTGGAGCCATGTCGATGGGGTCAGATGTTCGAGATCTGACCCTCTTACCTCCAGCGCCTCCTGTGTCATCTTTACCAGGTGCTGGTGGTGGCTGTGGGATGTCTGTTGGTGGTGGCCAGTGGACCCAACTGCTGGACCTCCACCCTGGCTCTCCCTACAGCTCCCTGCCCCCCCACCACTCCCTCATCAAGCAGGAACCAGGTTGGGGGACCACTGATCCAATAGAGGACCCTCACTGTGGACTCGGGGCCTTCACAGTGCACTTCTCTGGCCAGTTTACAGGCTCTGGTCGAGTTGGGGCCTTTGGAGAGCCAACTGCAGGACAAGCAAGGATGTTTCCCAATGGAACCTACCTGCCCAGCTGTATGGACAGTCCTCCTGCACCCAGGAACCAGG gttatGGAGCAGTGGGTTTAGACAGCAACCCCAGTTATGGTCACACTCCGTCTCATCACACCCCTCAGCTCTCCAGCCTGTCCTTCAAACACGAGGACACGCTGTCACCGCCAAACAACATAG ttgACCAGCAGTACCCGGCTCCCCCCCCCATGTTTGGTTGCCACAATCCTTCAGAATCCTGTCCGAGCAGCCAAGCTCTGCTGCTGAGAAATTACAACAG TGATAACCTGTACCAAATGGCATCTCAGCTGGATTGTGTAACATGGAACCAAATGAACAACCTGGCATCTTCCATGAAGAG TGGCCATGTACCCAGCTATGACAGTGAACCCACAGCCCCGCCTCCCCCCATGCTCCTCAGTGCCCAgtaccacatacacacacatggtgTCTTCAGAGGACTTCAG GATGTTCGCCGCGTAGGTGGTATTGCTCCACCAGTTGTGAGATCTTTAGAGGCCAACGAAAAGCGTCCATTTGTTTGTGCTTATCCTGGCTGCAGCAAGAGATACTTCAAACTATCACATCTGCAGATGCACGGCCGCAAACACACAG GAGAGAAGCCTTACCAGTGTGATTTCCCAGACTGCGGCCGCAGATTCTCTCGCTCAGACCAGTTGAAGAGACACCAGCGCAGACACACAG GAGTGAAGCCCTTTCAGTGCGAGACGTGTCAGAGAAAGTTTTCACGGTCAGATCATCTTAAGACGCACACTCGGACTCATACAG GTGAGAAGCCCTTTACCTGCCGCTGGTCCAACTGTCAGAAGAAGTTTGCCCGCTCTGACGAGCTGGTGCGCCACCACAGCATGCACCAGAGGAACCTGACCAAGCTGCAGCCTGCCATCTGA
- the wt1b gene encoding WT1 transcription factor b isoform X1 yields MLTEPCGAMSMGSDVRDLTLLPPAPPVSSLPGAGGGCGMSVGGGQWTQLLDLHPGSPYSSLPPHHSLIKQEPGWGTTDPIEDPHCGLGAFTVHFSGQFTGSGRVGAFGEPTAGQARMFPNGTYLPSCMDSPPAPRNQGYGAVGLDSNPSYGHTPSHHTPQLSSLSFKHEDTLSPPNNIVDQQYPAPPPMFGCHNPSESCPSSQALLLRNYNSDNLYQMASQLDCVTWNQMNNLASSMKSGHVPSYDSEPTAPPPPMLLSAQYHIHTHGVFRGLQDVRRVGGIAPPVVRSLEANEKRPFVCAYPGCSKRYFKLSHLQMHGRKHTGEKPYQCDFPDCGRRFSRSDQLKRHQRRHTGVKPFQCETCQRKFSRSDHLKTHTRTHTGKTSEKPFTCRWSNCQKKFARSDELVRHHSMHQRNLTKLQPAI; encoded by the exons ATGCTGACCGAGCCGTGTGGAGCCATGTCGATGGGGTCAGATGTTCGAGATCTGACCCTCTTACCTCCAGCGCCTCCTGTGTCATCTTTACCAGGTGCTGGTGGTGGCTGTGGGATGTCTGTTGGTGGTGGCCAGTGGACCCAACTGCTGGACCTCCACCCTGGCTCTCCCTACAGCTCCCTGCCCCCCCACCACTCCCTCATCAAGCAGGAACCAGGTTGGGGGACCACTGATCCAATAGAGGACCCTCACTGTGGACTCGGGGCCTTCACAGTGCACTTCTCTGGCCAGTTTACAGGCTCTGGTCGAGTTGGGGCCTTTGGAGAGCCAACTGCAGGACAAGCAAGGATGTTTCCCAATGGAACCTACCTGCCCAGCTGTATGGACAGTCCTCCTGCACCCAGGAACCAGG gttatGGAGCAGTGGGTTTAGACAGCAACCCCAGTTATGGTCACACTCCGTCTCATCACACCCCTCAGCTCTCCAGCCTGTCCTTCAAACACGAGGACACGCTGTCACCGCCAAACAACATAG ttgACCAGCAGTACCCGGCTCCCCCCCCCATGTTTGGTTGCCACAATCCTTCAGAATCCTGTCCGAGCAGCCAAGCTCTGCTGCTGAGAAATTACAACAG TGATAACCTGTACCAAATGGCATCTCAGCTGGATTGTGTAACATGGAACCAAATGAACAACCTGGCATCTTCCATGAAGAG TGGCCATGTACCCAGCTATGACAGTGAACCCACAGCCCCGCCTCCCCCCATGCTCCTCAGTGCCCAgtaccacatacacacacatggtgTCTTCAGAGGACTTCAG GATGTTCGCCGCGTAGGTGGTATTGCTCCACCAGTTGTGAGATCTTTAGAGGCCAACGAAAAGCGTCCATTTGTTTGTGCTTATCCTGGCTGCAGCAAGAGATACTTCAAACTATCACATCTGCAGATGCACGGCCGCAAACACACAG GAGAGAAGCCTTACCAGTGTGATTTCCCAGACTGCGGCCGCAGATTCTCTCGCTCAGACCAGTTGAAGAGACACCAGCGCAGACACACAG GAGTGAAGCCCTTTCAGTGCGAGACGTGTCAGAGAAAGTTTTCACGGTCAGATCATCTTAAGACGCACACTCGGACTCATACAGGTAAAACAA GTGAGAAGCCCTTTACCTGCCGCTGGTCCAACTGTCAGAAGAAGTTTGCCCGCTCTGACGAGCTGGTGCGCCACCACAGCATGCACCAGAGGAACCTGACCAAGCTGCAGCCTGCCATCTGA